From a region of the Hemibagrus wyckioides isolate EC202008001 linkage group LG06, SWU_Hwy_1.0, whole genome shotgun sequence genome:
- the znf804a gene encoding zinc finger protein 804A isoform X2, protein MACYYIVISSTHLSNGHFRNIKGVFRGPLCRNGNLDYAEKEKTLAKALEDLKANFYCQLCDKQYYKHQEFDNHINSYDHAHKQRLKELKQREFARNVASKLRKDEQKQERALQRLHKLAEQRREVQCAPGSGPMFKSTTVAVESFNKSCFMDKEENPNIAEQETESQIPWPYRGKAKKQTLRRKIAFSLSFPKRASLKLESSAAVFCESTEEKKMIKYDTEMMTHQKSSTKSSLNDAMPASDLCAFLVYSENRSVSPISHFPTVPESSNLSLDSEESNIAENKEDTSQEESTISDGPKPTSCDVNSFQNQEKDNVCLRRPSQPFISVVARDSKTIFQWPSEMVCFTKTEPSISFSCNPLHFDFRGSQFRKSPDDFHNKNHQELSFVSAKSSKMSSSSCEISTEEVTCRLEKNIRKCHLYSGDSRSKYKRLKNWAQSGKRAENKLQGRDRRHYRSQHKKRHKRRRRWEEEDYSEPEQSANMKKWTKLHKREGFESQFKGCAAQQEQPLEKSKQSAQNQAENNSVVSSAGGSVEAEKVLDNSGGTVDVPALGQTTITRNDSHNLSVIPSDRETSVSDLSSQTIPKKRQSDSQSKEDNVWSHHTQCAVIKELDRKEDVLCHERKRQKLDQSPTTHLNDEHSLFVLNGSEGIMDVESTWNILRLKDPDTCDPEGDNAGGKTSVVKKPTSTSEINSQAIPEQDLQPKDINHLPTVQDGDSATERISENECMKCAITSQVKEKEKVSHDKSCQHTPLLPDFQVLDEERHNCAIRSPFNPMLCFTSQLSGVERHGLLSGHTHKQVLHKKVFSAKLRSTLPISSPILHPVHVPSAIPSGSVTIFQHHSTFLPAQPSLFTQVVPVTRLPLAPEITPFIPSSQVSMVAPPTIHTTAVTFHTLPRPQVFRPLLHPPAPFPPLLTPHTTVIPLQPLF, encoded by the exons AGGCTGAAGGAGCTGAAACAGAGGGAATTTGCCCGCAATGTGGCCTCCAAATTAAGGAAGGATGAACAGAAGCAGGAACGAGCGCTTCAGCGCCTACACAAATTGGCCGAACAGAGGAGAGAGGTTCAGTG TGCTCCTGGAAGTGGCCCGATGTTTAAATCCACCACCGTGGCAGTGGAAAGTTTCAATAAGTCGTGCTTCATGGATAAGGAGGAAAACCCGAACATTGCAGAACAGGAGACAGAATCTCAAATCCCATGGCCATATCGAggaaaagcaaagaaacaaACTCTTCGTCGCAAGATCGCATTCTCCCTTTCCTTTCCAAAGAGAGCCTCACTGAAGCTGGAATCTTCAGCTGCAGTCTTTTGTGAGAGTACCGAGGAGAAGAAGATGATTAAATATGATACAGAGATGATGACACATCAAAAGAGTTCCACCAAAAGTTCTCTGAATGATGCAATGCCTGCCTCAGATCTGTGTGCATTCCTCGTTTACTCAGAGAACAGATCAGTGTCTCCAATTAGCCACTTTCCAACTGTTCCTGAAAGCTCGAATCTCAGTTTGGACTCAGAGGAAAGCAATATagctgaaaataaagaagacacTAGTCAGGAAGAGAGCACCATAAGTGATGGTCCTAAACCAACATCATGTGATGTCAATTCATTTCAAAACCAAGAAAAAGACAATGTTTGTCTCAGAAGACCAAGCCAACCTTTCATCTCTGTTGTGGCTCGAGATAGTAAAACTATCTTTCAATGGCCTTCGGAAATGGTGTGTTTCACAAAAACAGAGCCCTCCATCTCATTCAGCTGTAACCCTCTCCATTTTGACTTCAGAGGTTCCCAGTTTAGGAAGTCTCCTGATGACTTTCACAACAAAAATCACCAAGAACTGTCTTTCGTTTCTGCAAAAAGCTCCAAAATGTCCTCCTCTTCCTGCGAGATCTCCACAGAGGAAGTCACATGTAGATTGGAAAAAAATATCCGAAAGTGCCACCTGTATAGCGGCGATTCACGGAGCAAATACAAGCGTTTGAAAAATTGGGCTCAGAGTGGTAAGAGAGCAGAGAACAAGTTGCAAGGCAGAGATCGACGCCATTACAGGAGTCAGCACAAAAAGAGGCACAAGAGAAGACGTAGGTGGGAGGAGGAGGATTACAGTGAGCCAGAGCAGAGTGCAAACATGAAAAAATGGACTAAACTCCACAAACGAGAAGGATTTGAAAGCCAATTTAAAGGCTGTGCTGCACAGCAAGAACAGCCATTAGAGAAGTCAAAGCAATCAGCTCAGAATCAGGCAGAGAATAACAGCGTTGTTTCCTCAGCAGGAGGCTCTGTCGAAGCTGAAAAGGTACTTGATAACAGTGGGGGAACGGTAGACGTTCCTGCTTTAGGGCAGACAACGATCACACGAAATGACTCGCACAATCTCAGTGTGATTCCTTCTGATCGTGAAACATCAGTCTCAGATCTCAGCAGCCAAACTATACCAAAGAAACGACAAAGTGACTCCCAGAGTAAAGAGGATAATGTTTGGTCACATCATACACAGTGTGCCGTGATTAAGGAGCTAGACAGAAAAGAGGATGTTTTGTGTCATGAACGGAAAAGACAAAAATTGGACCAAAGTCCTACCACACATCTTAATGATGAACattctctttttgttttaaatggttCAGAGGGAATCATGGACGTGGAATCAACATGGAATATTCTCCGTTTAAAAGATCCAGACACGTGTGATCCTGAAGGAGACAATGCAGGAGGTAAAACATCCGTTGTTAAAAAGCCCACTTCCACCTCTGAGATAAATTCTCAGGCTATACCTGAGCAAGATCTACAGCCTAAAGACATAAATCATCTTCCTACAGTCCAAGATGGTGACTCAGCAACAGAACGCATATCTGAAaatgagtgtatgaagtgtgccATCACATCCCAAgtcaaagaaaaagagaaagtcaGCCATGATAAATCCTGCCAGCACACTCCACTGTTGCCAGACTTTCAAGTCCTGGATGAGGAAAGACACAACTGTGCAATTCGGAGTCCATTCAACCCAATGCTGTGCTTTACATCTCAGCTCAGTGGTGTGGAGAGGCATGGCCTTCTTTCcggccacacccacaaacagGTTCTGCATAAGAAAGTGTTTTCGGCTAAGTTAAGATCTACACTTCCCATCTCCTCTCCTATCCTTCACCCTGTTCATGTACCATCTGCCATTCCATCCGGTTCTGTCACTATCTTCCAGCATCACTCTACATTCCTGCCCGCTCAGCCTTCCCTCTTTACCCAGGTCGTACCTGTTACACGGCTTCCGTTAGCCCCTGAAATCACACCCTTCATACCCTCATCTCAAGTTTCAATGGTGGCTCCACCCACTATCCACACAACAGCCGTAACATTCCATACTTTACCCCGTCCCCAAGTTTTTCGCCCACTCCTGCACCCCCCTGCTCCTTTTCCACCCTTACTGACCCCTCACACCACTGTCATCCCCCTTCAGCCTCTCTTCTGA
- the znf804a gene encoding zinc finger protein 804A isoform X1 gives MACYYIVISSTHLSNGHFRNIKGVFRGPLCRNGNLDYAEKEKTLAKALEDLKANFYCQLCDKQYYKHQEFDNHINSYDHAHKQRLKELKQREFARNVASKLRKDEQKQERALQRLHKLAEQRREVQCSAPGSGPMFKSTTVAVESFNKSCFMDKEENPNIAEQETESQIPWPYRGKAKKQTLRRKIAFSLSFPKRASLKLESSAAVFCESTEEKKMIKYDTEMMTHQKSSTKSSLNDAMPASDLCAFLVYSENRSVSPISHFPTVPESSNLSLDSEESNIAENKEDTSQEESTISDGPKPTSCDVNSFQNQEKDNVCLRRPSQPFISVVARDSKTIFQWPSEMVCFTKTEPSISFSCNPLHFDFRGSQFRKSPDDFHNKNHQELSFVSAKSSKMSSSSCEISTEEVTCRLEKNIRKCHLYSGDSRSKYKRLKNWAQSGKRAENKLQGRDRRHYRSQHKKRHKRRRRWEEEDYSEPEQSANMKKWTKLHKREGFESQFKGCAAQQEQPLEKSKQSAQNQAENNSVVSSAGGSVEAEKVLDNSGGTVDVPALGQTTITRNDSHNLSVIPSDRETSVSDLSSQTIPKKRQSDSQSKEDNVWSHHTQCAVIKELDRKEDVLCHERKRQKLDQSPTTHLNDEHSLFVLNGSEGIMDVESTWNILRLKDPDTCDPEGDNAGGKTSVVKKPTSTSEINSQAIPEQDLQPKDINHLPTVQDGDSATERISENECMKCAITSQVKEKEKVSHDKSCQHTPLLPDFQVLDEERHNCAIRSPFNPMLCFTSQLSGVERHGLLSGHTHKQVLHKKVFSAKLRSTLPISSPILHPVHVPSAIPSGSVTIFQHHSTFLPAQPSLFTQVVPVTRLPLAPEITPFIPSSQVSMVAPPTIHTTAVTFHTLPRPQVFRPLLHPPAPFPPLLTPHTTVIPLQPLF, from the exons AGGCTGAAGGAGCTGAAACAGAGGGAATTTGCCCGCAATGTGGCCTCCAAATTAAGGAAGGATGAACAGAAGCAGGAACGAGCGCTTCAGCGCCTACACAAATTGGCCGAACAGAGGAGAGAGGTTCAGTG TAGTGCTCCTGGAAGTGGCCCGATGTTTAAATCCACCACCGTGGCAGTGGAAAGTTTCAATAAGTCGTGCTTCATGGATAAGGAGGAAAACCCGAACATTGCAGAACAGGAGACAGAATCTCAAATCCCATGGCCATATCGAggaaaagcaaagaaacaaACTCTTCGTCGCAAGATCGCATTCTCCCTTTCCTTTCCAAAGAGAGCCTCACTGAAGCTGGAATCTTCAGCTGCAGTCTTTTGTGAGAGTACCGAGGAGAAGAAGATGATTAAATATGATACAGAGATGATGACACATCAAAAGAGTTCCACCAAAAGTTCTCTGAATGATGCAATGCCTGCCTCAGATCTGTGTGCATTCCTCGTTTACTCAGAGAACAGATCAGTGTCTCCAATTAGCCACTTTCCAACTGTTCCTGAAAGCTCGAATCTCAGTTTGGACTCAGAGGAAAGCAATATagctgaaaataaagaagacacTAGTCAGGAAGAGAGCACCATAAGTGATGGTCCTAAACCAACATCATGTGATGTCAATTCATTTCAAAACCAAGAAAAAGACAATGTTTGTCTCAGAAGACCAAGCCAACCTTTCATCTCTGTTGTGGCTCGAGATAGTAAAACTATCTTTCAATGGCCTTCGGAAATGGTGTGTTTCACAAAAACAGAGCCCTCCATCTCATTCAGCTGTAACCCTCTCCATTTTGACTTCAGAGGTTCCCAGTTTAGGAAGTCTCCTGATGACTTTCACAACAAAAATCACCAAGAACTGTCTTTCGTTTCTGCAAAAAGCTCCAAAATGTCCTCCTCTTCCTGCGAGATCTCCACAGAGGAAGTCACATGTAGATTGGAAAAAAATATCCGAAAGTGCCACCTGTATAGCGGCGATTCACGGAGCAAATACAAGCGTTTGAAAAATTGGGCTCAGAGTGGTAAGAGAGCAGAGAACAAGTTGCAAGGCAGAGATCGACGCCATTACAGGAGTCAGCACAAAAAGAGGCACAAGAGAAGACGTAGGTGGGAGGAGGAGGATTACAGTGAGCCAGAGCAGAGTGCAAACATGAAAAAATGGACTAAACTCCACAAACGAGAAGGATTTGAAAGCCAATTTAAAGGCTGTGCTGCACAGCAAGAACAGCCATTAGAGAAGTCAAAGCAATCAGCTCAGAATCAGGCAGAGAATAACAGCGTTGTTTCCTCAGCAGGAGGCTCTGTCGAAGCTGAAAAGGTACTTGATAACAGTGGGGGAACGGTAGACGTTCCTGCTTTAGGGCAGACAACGATCACACGAAATGACTCGCACAATCTCAGTGTGATTCCTTCTGATCGTGAAACATCAGTCTCAGATCTCAGCAGCCAAACTATACCAAAGAAACGACAAAGTGACTCCCAGAGTAAAGAGGATAATGTTTGGTCACATCATACACAGTGTGCCGTGATTAAGGAGCTAGACAGAAAAGAGGATGTTTTGTGTCATGAACGGAAAAGACAAAAATTGGACCAAAGTCCTACCACACATCTTAATGATGAACattctctttttgttttaaatggttCAGAGGGAATCATGGACGTGGAATCAACATGGAATATTCTCCGTTTAAAAGATCCAGACACGTGTGATCCTGAAGGAGACAATGCAGGAGGTAAAACATCCGTTGTTAAAAAGCCCACTTCCACCTCTGAGATAAATTCTCAGGCTATACCTGAGCAAGATCTACAGCCTAAAGACATAAATCATCTTCCTACAGTCCAAGATGGTGACTCAGCAACAGAACGCATATCTGAAaatgagtgtatgaagtgtgccATCACATCCCAAgtcaaagaaaaagagaaagtcaGCCATGATAAATCCTGCCAGCACACTCCACTGTTGCCAGACTTTCAAGTCCTGGATGAGGAAAGACACAACTGTGCAATTCGGAGTCCATTCAACCCAATGCTGTGCTTTACATCTCAGCTCAGTGGTGTGGAGAGGCATGGCCTTCTTTCcggccacacccacaaacagGTTCTGCATAAGAAAGTGTTTTCGGCTAAGTTAAGATCTACACTTCCCATCTCCTCTCCTATCCTTCACCCTGTTCATGTACCATCTGCCATTCCATCCGGTTCTGTCACTATCTTCCAGCATCACTCTACATTCCTGCCCGCTCAGCCTTCCCTCTTTACCCAGGTCGTACCTGTTACACGGCTTCCGTTAGCCCCTGAAATCACACCCTTCATACCCTCATCTCAAGTTTCAATGGTGGCTCCACCCACTATCCACACAACAGCCGTAACATTCCATACTTTACCCCGTCCCCAAGTTTTTCGCCCACTCCTGCACCCCCCTGCTCCTTTTCCACCCTTACTGACCCCTCACACCACTGTCATCCCCCTTCAGCCTCTCTTCTGA